The segment GATTTAATTTTGTATAATTGTATATACTAAATAAAAGAGTCACACCAATGTTTTACAGTACTCCAGTTCAAGTGAAAATTAAGCAGTCAGTCATGTATAGCATACCAGATTAAGTCTTTTTCATCCTTATAAATATCACTCAACTAACTATAATTTCCAATCAGGAAATTCGAGAGCTACTGACATCCTGGAAGCCATATTTTGAAGGTTCCTCTTGTATATTCATTCACGCCCCTTCAGACAATCGCCAGCTGTTATTTGAAGGTGAAACTCCGTTATTTAGTGGTCATAAAAGTGGCATCAGACGAATCCCATTGACTGTTAGAAGACCAACATTCAAAGAGGCTCGCCGACTATACAACATTTTAACTCAAATTTCCACTGAAGCTGAAGAACAAGCAGCAGCTCCAGCTCCCATTGTTATTAATAAAGATAAACAAGTTTCTAGAAGTGATAAGTTGGAAAATCCACACAAAGGTGTGGCTGATTCTAATAATGTGGAAGATCTGTGTGTGTCAACTTCAAGTGATAAAGAGAGTGTTGTTTTGATTGAGACTCCTTTACATGAAGCAGCAAAGGCTGGGGATGCTGAGAAGGTTGTGGAGTTATTAGAACAAGGGTGTGATCCTTGTGTTGTGGATGAAAGAGGGAGGACTGCTTATATGGTTGCAAATGAAAAGGAAGTAAGGAATACGTTTAGAAGGTTTATGGCTTTGAATCTTGATAAGTGGGATTGGCAAGCTGCTAAAGTTCCTAGCCCTTTAACCAGAGAAATGGAGGAATCTCAGAATGCTAAGCAGGTAACAATTGTTGTGATTTCGCTTCTGCACCTACAAAATATTCTACTGTTATAGTGATTTCTTTGATATCCAGATAGATGTAGTAGTTAAAAATAAAAAGACATAACAACTGAATATGTTATGTGTTAAGGAAAATTGAAAAATGATGAGTATTTAAAATAAGCGCTAGTAGAGGCTGGGTGTTTGTTTGTTTGTGGTTGAATAAAGTAGAAAGAATGGTATTTGATTGGTTGTTTGAGTTTTGACACTCAGGCAGAGAAAGATGCAAAGAGGAAAGCAAGAGCAAAAGAGCTGAAGAAGCTACGCAAAGCTAAAGAAAAGAAGACTCAGGTCAGCTGTTTATTCTTTTCTCTTATTAGCAGAGCAGACAGTGTTGTTATAAAATCAAAATGCAAGACTTGAATCAAAATTCTTGATTATAATTTATACATACCTCAAATAAATGATTTATAAAATGCAGGCAGAGGCTGCGGAATTAGAGAAAGCTTCATCATCTCATTCTCAATCACAAAGACCAAAGCTGACTAAAGAGGTACCTACCATCCTTCATCCTTctcttttattattaattttatgtaAAATGATTATTATTGACATTGTATTGTAATTGTAGGAAGAAGCAAAACGAGCACAGGatgaagagagagagaagagagctGCTGCAGCCGAGAGGAGAATAGCAGCCCTTGCCCTTCAATCCACCTCATCTTCAACAGAATCAGACATGTTATGTTCTTGTTGCCACGTGTCGTTGGCTGGTAAAGTTCCATTTCATAGGTATAATTATAAATACTGCACCACAACATGCATGCATCTTCACAAAGAGATTCTCGATGATCAATAAATGAATTAATCATTCTGATTTTGTAACCTGTAAGGCTGTAACAATGTATTCTTCTACTCCTTAAATTATGATTGaataataattattttcatattgtttttttttttttcgtaccAAAGATGAGTGGAATGGGAAATTGAGTTGTTTATGTTTATGGATGCTTTTGTTTTGGTTACGTTGAAAGTAAATATTCTCTTATAGGAGTTGAGTTTGGCTGACAAATGACAactaatatattcttttaatattatttatttaaaattaaaattataaataattgaGATTGAGATATGCATTTCTACTCAAATAGATGGAAAGTATTATCAAACATCAGTATTTTTTTTCAGTTACATGCTTGAATGAAAAGGTTTGTTTAATCACAAGTATACATATTTTGTATAATGGttctatattttattttatttttctaaatttaATCAAATTAGCTAGTCTAATGTTATGCACTTGATttgtgatttggatgattttataatattatagatTGATTTTTACAAAATACTTGAAAAGAGAAACGGTTTGGAAAAATCTCTTTAAACTGATGATGAGTAAAACTAAAATTTATCTTGAAAAGTTGGAAGTTTGGTTAATCTCATAAGAGTAGAAAATGTGTTTGAAAGAAGCAAGTACAAATGGTTTGAAAAGATTGAAGATGTTTCTGGTATTGTACAACTCAGATCACGGGAGGGAGGGCTCTTCATATAATAACCATCTTAGTAATAGTAAGTTGGATTTTTAAATGCATTATGACTCTTCATATAATAACAACTTTAGTATAGTAACTTGGCTCTTTAATACATGAATGTCTTTGGTAAATAATAATAGTGCTATGAATCTTCATATAATAACGATCCTTAGTAAATAGTAAGTCGGTTATTCAATACATGAATGTCCTCTCAGTAAATAGTGATAGTGATACGAGTGTTCATATATCAAAGCCCATAAATTTAATTTATAACAATGTAATGTAACATCGATGTCCTTATATCGGTTACATTAAAATTGTATATCAGTTACATTGAAATCAAAAATATTTACCGGTTGGTAAAACACATTAATTTTATTGATttgtgatttggatgattttATAATATCATagattgatttttataaaaatacttgaAAAGAAAAACGGTTTGGAAAAATCTGTTGACACTGATGATGGGAAAAaccaaaaattattttgaaaagtttgagATTTGGTTAATCTGATATGAATAGAAAAATCTGTTTGAAAGAAGCAACCAAGTACAAAAGATTTGAGAGTGAATCATATCTCACCTTATCCTACCTTACAATTTTTGTCCCGACAAGCCACATAGTTATGTTCCAGTCACAGTCTCATTCCAATACAAGTTAGTCGTGCATAAACTCTGTTACAAGGAGTCTTTCATTTCTAtatcaaactaaaaaaaaaaaaaaaaaaaaaaaatgcaatatACGCACGTTACAACATGGTGGAATCCATAGCCCAGAACGATACAACAAAATTCCTTTCCTTATCAGACAGACAGACAGACGTATTAATTCCTAAAAGATGCCAACTTCCCTTCCCTGACTAcaactaataataataaaaataaaacaagtgCCATGAACAATCACAATATTACAcacaatttgaaatttgaaaatatCATTATATCAAATACTATCAACAGGAACGCATCAAAACAGGCCCAACCGAAGACCTCAACATCTCGCTCAGAGCCACCTGAACATCAGTCGACCCATGCTCACATTTTATCAAGCTGGAAATCAAAGGAAAATATCCCCCAAGATGTTTCTCAAATGCCGAATCACCCAAACTACAAATAGTCTTCAAAGTCACAACAATCAGAGGACCACGAGCCGCAAGCTCTCGTTTCTTACCAGACCCCAACGGAATCAACCACCTAGGGGTGGTAGGGGACGAATCCGTCATTTGTCTAGGAAGTGCTAATTCGATGTAGAATTGAAGCACTTCTTGGCAAAGGGAAACGAGAGATGACTCGACCTTTGATTCGTTGTAAAAGGGTGGTTTATCAAGTGTGAGATTTTGGATTAGATTCAGGCAGATTTGGTAGGATTCGTTTTCCAGACGGAGCAACGGTGGGTCTTGCATTTGGGTTATGTGGGCCAGGTCTTGTAAACTTGATCGTAATGTGGTGTTGGTGTTTATGGTGTGGGCGTGTGTTGCTACTTTGTGGACTGCATCAAACAAGGTTATGGTGTTGCTTGTTGACAGGTGATGTCTATACATGTTGTAGATCTCTGTTATTGCCTGTCATTTGTCATTTGTCAAGTCAAATACTTTTTATATACTATTAtacacaaacaaacaaataaaacAGGTAAATATTCAAAACTATATAAACATACCTGGATTAATAGAAGTTGAACCGCAGCATGACACTTGGCATCAGAAATAGCAGCATAAAGGCGATCTTTGTCGTCATCCTGAGTTTCTCCCATTGAAACATCTTCTTGTTTATATTTCAACTCCAATCCATCTTTATCAAGAATAATGAAGAAATCAGGAAGTGTTTGATTAGCAGCTTGTTCAAGAGCCAAAACCACTTCAACCCATTTATCATCAGTGAAAAACTCCCCAGCACTACTCATCAAACGGACAAAAGCAGCAATACCAATACCCGCAAGGCTTTGGTGGGGCCGCTTGATGAAACTCACCAACAACGAAAGAATCTTTTCCAGAAGGGGATTCACGGTGTCGTAGAAATTGACAAAAAGATCCATGACCAATTGGAGGGCGAGTGTGCATGTTTCGTATAGCCATGAGTCTTGATCGAGTTCATATTCGTCCACATCAGCAGCACTGGAACCAGTGGGTGGTGGGTGGAGTGAGGAATGATCATGATCATGATCGGAAGCATGACGGACATAGTCAAAGATGGGGAAGAGTGCGGAGTCAAAGACACGCTCCCATAATGGTAGAGAGAAGTGATGACCGTAGTTTCGTAAGGTGTCAAAGAGTACTTGGAGTGCACTTTTTCTGATCTCGGGTCGAGGGTCGAAGCTTAGCTCGGATAATcctgataaaataaaattattaaaatcaaataaGTCAAAACACCCACaccaattattaattaattaattaattttctcACCAGCCAATAACGGAAACCAGAAGTAAAGATGATCATCCTTGTCTGGCAACTCTTTTCCTTGCTGACGTGGCGAAGGGGCaatcttttcagaagcttccttgTCCTCCTCATACGCTGAAGAGGATCCAAGATCTCCTTCAGCAAGTTTAGCAGCACAGAAGCGCAAGAAACTTATAGCACTCAGACTGATATCTTTATCGGATCGATTGTTTGTGAATGCGATTAAACAATTTACACAATCTGTGAAAGTTGTTGTTTCGGTCTCCGTGATATACGGGAAATAATCTCGCACTATCTTCTCGATTATTTCAAAGGCCAAAAGTACAATGCTTTTATGCTCATCAGAAGCTGCTGCTGTAAACACCTggcaaatgttttacaaaccaaaTGAAAAATGTGTGTTATTCCATAAACTCTACAATTTTCTTCCCTTTAGTATTGCTGGTTTTTGGTCCTtgttccaagtaaaatgactaGTTATCGTCCCTGACTATTATATATagctgatttttgcaattttggcccCACAAATAGTCATTTCCTGGGCACAGGGACCAAAAAGTCAAGAGAACGCTTTGGGATCAAAACTGCAAAGTCAGCTATATTTAGGGACTAAAAAGGTAACTTATATTCGAAAAAGATAAAGGAGAAGTTTTTGTTACCATAAACATGCTTTTCCATCCGGATTTGACATTGTTGACACGTGATAAGACCATCTGAGAGACACACCGGATTATTAATTCTCTAATTTCAACAGCACTGCTTTTGCGCATGACAATCACAAAAGGCTTCATGAAGTCATTCTGGAAATTGTAATTGGTCAACTCTTCCCGCTCTAGAAACTTCATGGATAACTGCCGTAAGGAATCCATTGCAAATATTGCAATTGACAAATTCTCAGAACAGCCTATGGTCACGAAAAAATCAGACAGCACATTCCAGATGCTTGTCCACACAAGCCTGATTCGGTTCATATTGTAGTGTCTGCAGAACAAAGAAAAtatatactttcatttatttgtttatcataGCATCCTACTTTAGTTTTTTTCCATTAAAGTAAAAAAGTGAGACAAAAGGGATTAGATGCATACGCGATCTCAATTATCTTTGTGAGGCTGAAGACTCTAGGATCAGAAGTAGAGCGCAACTCCTCCATAGACACCTTACAAAGTGCCTTCACAAAGTCAATTATAGCCTCACTGTTTAATTTCTGACTCCTTGTGAATATACGATTCATTTCTCCAACTTGTTCCAGCATGCTTAAGTTAGAGACCAAATTATTGACTTGTTCTGGTGTGATCCCTACAGAAGCATTGCCACCAATGCCAGCAGCACTGTCATATGTACCTCTTCTCATGGCTGCAGCCACCTGCTGAATCCTTCCAGCTCCCTTTTTTTTAAGAACAGGAAGGatgtttgactttgactgtgaTTTGTTGTTTTCATTTGGATTAGCAGCAAAGAAAGTGGCATCTGGAGGCGCCCCTTCACCTAATAAATGTAAGTGCTCGAATCGAGAAACACATGTTAGAATATGCTCCCAGGCTTCTTGTAGGTAATTCCCATCCTCATATGCAATTGTAACCATTGCCTGTGATTGTGAAATAAACAAATTACCTAATGTTTAATCTTTCAGCATACAAATTTTTTCTCTATTTAATCATCAACAATTATGCAAGGGTATTGGATTTGCAGGAACTTCTTGTTCACAAACAATATATCACAATCCTTGTATTCCTTCAGGCTTTCATTTGTAGATCTAGCTTTTTAATTTATAGAAAAAGTATAAAATTGTAATTTGTTAGATAACGCACAGTTACAAAAATAATTATgcttttttataattaaatttctttaacacataatattttatttaaaaagtaCATTCGAAATCTGAAGAATACGGAGATAAATCTGTACGTATCAAGTAAATTAAATAACTTTTCAAATCCAAAAAATTAATATAACTGTCTACATTTCAATAACAATGATATGATTCTGAAACTAGGTTACCAGTTAGTGTTTCAGCGAAACTTGATTATTTTAATGAAACTGTTTCAACAAGTCTGTCATGTCATAAGTCAACATCAGCATGATTCAGCAACACGTTGACCCATGTCATCACTAAAGGTTAAAAAATCTcataagaacagaacataaaattTTCACAAGAATGGAACAAAATTGAAAGTTAAGTGGTTAAACCTATTAAAAATAAGTTTGAGGTACCTAagtatgaaacttggttgctatttAGTGACATTATCcctaaactaaaaaaaaaatgatgtatTGATACTTGAAACACTGTAGGTAAAAATGAGACAAACCTTGATGGCCTCTATATTCTTTTGTTTAATATCTGCTGGTGAATGAAGGCAAGTAAACTTTGCGAGTGATGTCACATAAGCATCTCGATGAGTCTTCATTGACATTGCTGATGTCACATGTATTGCATACCGAAAGCCTTCCAAACATTGACCAATCACTATTTCATCATCACTTTGATCAAGTGGAACACTAAAAGCAGCCAGCATAGGAGCCCAGCACACCTCCACCATGAATCTCAGTATAAACACATCTGTTGCAGCATAATAAACTGACCTGAAAAAAACACACATCGTAAAAGGTTACAAcattttttataacaaatacCAGATGTTTATTCAATTATTCTTACTCTGATTTTTGTGCTTTTTCTTTGAACTGTTCTTGCATGTGTTGCATGAGATCATCGCTTGTATTATTCTCATCACCTCTCTTACGCACCACAATATTCAGTATGCTGTCTAAACCCAAAATCCTGTTTGAATTTACAGCCTGCTTCTTTTGAAGGGCTAAATCGTCTTCCttcattttaatttcattttttgaAATTCGTTCATATAAAGATTTCAGGTAGTCTGGGGACAAATCTTTTCCATCGTCTATGCCACGattgttttttataaaatcatcCACTGACATCTGCATAGCCAAACATATAATCAGGggatgtttctttttttttttcccaTGTATGAGTAAAAATAAACTGTCATGTATGTATGAATTGGATTGATACCTTATTTTTAACCATTGGATTATGAGCATCAGTGTTGAGAAGTATAACAGAATAGGCAAGAACATAGGCTGTGTCAGCACTAATGAATGCCTTTGGATTACATTTGCAGTAACGTTCAGCAAACTTTTCCATAATTCTATCAATCTTTTGTGCCTCACCAGGCAATCTGAATCCACGTAGAAAAGATCTGATTGCTTCATCAAAATCCATATTTTCAAAGTCAAAGGAGTCAACGTATGCATGCATGACTTTCAGGGACAGATCTTCTCTTTCCCCAAGGTAATCCCCAATCAAAGTCTTGTTCAAACCAGAAGCTTGCTTTAAGAAATCTGCTATTTCTTCAGGTGAATTCCCCACTTTGTTCACTTTGATCAAGAACTCAATCCCCTTTTTAGGTTTCCTATTAAATAGAGATATACCCTCCTGCCAATGCCATTATATTTAACATTAGATCTTTGAAAAAATGTCATCTGATGACTGtttaaataatataatataatataatataataaataaccTGAAGTTCAAGTTTGTAAGCCCGGCGTTGCTCAATTGTTGAAGCATCTGAAACTTCATTAGAAGCTTCTGGATGAGAATCCAATCCATCAACAGGCTGAGGCTCACTTTCATTTGCATTCCCATTTTCTGTTGGAGAATCTCCAGTTTCATGATTGTTCTCAACAACCTCAAATTTTTTATCTGAGTAAGGATCCGGAATGTGCAGTTGTTTGTTCATCCAGTCCCCCATTGATTTTAAAATAGCCACTAAGCACTTCATTGCTTCATGTTTCAAGGCTGCATCTTGAGGTGGTAAAAGAGTAGTTGCAGCCCCAGGTTGGACCCCTTGAGCCGTTTTAAGAAGTCCATTTACCGTCCTATTAAACAAATACCAACCTACTTTATTTTATTTCTATATTAaccattttattttcatttctttctGTCTAACTGTATCATTATATCATATTCTactttcaatgttttttttttatcaggacattgtactttgaaaaatctacccaattataacTGGATACATTTTTCAAGGGAAGATGTTGTAGTTGAAGAAATTAAAGTAGGAATTAGAAAAGAGCGAGCATACCTCTCAAATATGTTTGATGAATTGACATCACAATCATAGTTGATAAATATATCTACCAAGATCTGTGAATCGACACAAAGTCTTTCAAAAAATCGAAGTACGATCATCTTCTGCTGGAAATTAGGTTGGGCAACATTTTCTAGAACCCTAAGAACTATCATTGGAAAGAATACTCCAATTTCTGCTTTCAATCCAGCTCTGAATCTTGAAATCAAGCTAAAGAAAATTGAACAGGAGAGCTGGAAGATAATCACAAGGGTCGATGCACTGTTCTTCAACAAAGACAGGCATAGGTACTGCCTAATGGCACCCAAAAATCTgttccaacaagaaaagaaaGTAAGGGGGAGTAATGTGTAAGTATAAACAATCCGAACTCTGAAGTTGAACCAGAACAACAAATTAACAATCTTTTAACACAAACAAATGGATAATTTAGTATTCACTTTGTAAAGAGGATGGTTATTGTAAATGAACATAGTCCTCCTATACCATGAATTCTTACATTAACCAATCCGCAAAAATGTTCTTTAACTAGTAAGATCTACCATAAGTAAATGATAAGTGTGATTCAACATGGACTTTCTAACTACAGTATTGTCCAggcaaagttttttaaaaaaaccCTATTTGCAATTTGACTAAAAATGAGCTAACGCGTATCACAAGAAAACTCTTTCAGTGGCAGAAGGTGTGTACTGTGTGATTACAATGATGCACTGAACAAATTTTGCTATCATAAAGAGATTACTTAGTCACATATACAGCTTTTTGGCTTCAAGATGGAATTATTAACAGGGAAAGCTCTGACCACTTTACACCACTTAATTTTCTGTGTCGTTGTCAATGCAAAAAGTACAGGCATTATCATCAATATAAGATCCACAAAAAGGATCAGACCCGAATTTTCCTCATGAAATAAAGGCCCCATAAGCACACTCACAGGGGAAAATGTGACTGCGTTTTCAATATCTCCAAAGGAAAAACGTACCTTTCACTAGTTCTAAAAATGGCCCCAGCATTCTCCAGCAAAATCTTAAGTAACTCCAATGCAACAATTTTCCCCCGCATCAACTGAGGGTCTGCCAGTGCCTCTTTCGGAGGAGTCTTCATTGATAGCTTACATAGAGCCCTAAACACCAAAAACGCATCCCTTCTGAGCTTATTCCCAATCTGCACATCCTGATCATCCTCCCTCTCCCCCTCCCCATCTGCCAACTCTCCTTTCCGCCCCTCCAAAGCTGTTTTATACATGCTCATCTCCCAATACTTGGCATCCAACATATCCTTATCAGTAGAATCCAACAAATCAGCAGGATTTGTTGACTCTGTAGTCGATGTCTTGGTCTCAAACGCCCCATCATGCACACCACCATTAGATGCTACCGGAGTTCCCTGATTCAAAACCCCATCTATTTCATGCATAACCTTGCTAATAAACCCTTGAACAAACATTGCCATTGATGCATCATCATCTCCCCCCTTTTCCGGCGGGTCCATCAACTCGGCAACCACTATCGGCTGCACTGGCACTGTAGAAGAATCCGCCTCCATCCTCCTAAACACAATCACAAGCATCTGGATCAAGGAAGCCTTTGCCGTCGTCTGATTGACCACATTCTTACTGCTGAGATAAATATCGTAACTAGTTCTCACAATCTGCAATAAACTATCACCATGTATCCTCAGCTGAATAGACGTCACAGCTGATAAAATTGTCTTCAAAACCAACAACTCCACTCCCTCATCTCCCAAATCACAACACTTACAAACCGATTCGATCAATCTGGACAACAGCTTCGCGTCGGATCCACCGGTAGGATCCGATTCGCCATGTAGATATCCATGAGCTATCAATTTCTGTATACAATCTAAAGCTGGCTCAGCGATCTTCGGATCTCCCGAAGAGCAAGCCTTGATAATAGGACTTAAAATAAGTTCCGATTCGGCTAGGCTTAGTTCGAAGGCGCCAGAACCGTGCAGCACGCCGGAAAGTTGTGAATGTGATAACGACTCGGCATCTGATTGATTTTCCTCTGACGAAGGGGAAGTAGGGGATAGCGGAGGAGGTTTTTCAGGAGATGTAATGCGTTCGAGTACAGATTTGCATTCGTTACCAAGTTTAGAGTGTTTGCGCCACGAACTGTTCTTGATTATCTTCTCTAGGGCTGGAACTAGAACGCTGTTGATAAGGCGGGAATCGACTTCCGGAGAAGCCATCCCCTCAGTCTCTCGGGTTAGATCTGGCCACGATACGGTCAACTATGATGATCTAGTTGAAGTAAAGTACGGTGGCTCCGATGTCGACGATGGTGATCTGAGGTGGCGATTGCGTCTGAGTAAAGTGTTTGTGTGTAGCCTGATATGGAGTTGGATCACGCAGTACTTTTTTCTGGTCTTCCGAGTTCTGATGCGAAGTCTACAATATGTTCGAATATAGCCTACACTATTAAATAACcgtaaaaaactaaaaattagccACTTATAAATTGAATAAACCAATAGTGACAGAAATTCCCTAATTGGGGACTAGTGTAGTAAGGTAAATGCAAATCACAACCACAAATCCACAATATCAAAAATAcactgtatcaagaacccaatatcaaaaatcaaaaatacactATATCAAGAAACTCAACATCAAATTCGCCCTAGTATCAAAAatacactatataagaaacctaaTATCAAAAATACACTAATATCAACACCATCTACGATTCCCAGTGGAAACCCAAAATCAAGAAAACCATTAtaaaactgtgacatccccattttctcggtCAGGAaaaaccaattttgtttatgttttataaaaatcagaatacctattttaataaaaatgttgcggaatttgttctcagtaaaacatgataaatacgttatcaaagcatttccgaagaaaagtatttttatttattttaaagcatttgggatgtcatcgtcaatacaaaaacataagcataaacagaacttacattcgttatcactagtgatttacatctccttaatctcttagtgtaatgtgacatcataacaacacctgtgatataaataaactgagtgggtcaggttgggaaacctgatgagtacatagggttttcaaaccacaataatataattattatgtttaaacaatcaagcaatcaactcaattacccatcctcgttatcttctttattcttaaggatctaccctaagaatcagctatttcttgttcactcattcctaaggatcatcctaaggaatcggcacgaagtccatcgttgccacggtttacacaacgggcactaagtctgcatagtcgtcagggtttaggcatcaagtctgcatgatcaccaaggtttaggcatcaagtctgcatgatcaccagggtttaggcatcaagtctgcatggtcaccaaggtttagagtacaccgggtgaacacatcgttcacaacacctacaggttgcgagcctgctagtgttccaatggactgtctagaatagtatgtggttgtcatccatactctgctaaatgatggggccatcatttgggaaaaaaaagcttctcacatcgtccacctctcaccctcacctcacggtctatttcacctctcaactcatcatccaactcatacttcatctattacatctacccatgttttaccccaacattatcgtagatataaaatacatatgcagtttaaatcatttaaaacatgtataaaatcgttcatccaacatagacagcaagtattcagataataagcacacatagcacataatttatataaaatacttcataactaTGTGTaacatgaaagtaactatgcactcactttggAAGGTGATGACTCGACACTtgaacaacacttcgttactctcaacacaattttcctcggacaaaacctagtatcattaccactagagtttagtataatattcgccgagactaattaacagtctggctattattactattatataagcgttaaaaaatacttatataacccataataacatcccaaatactccttataaggtcctaataacattactatattgaaacataagctatattaaagatagggtaggcatagctcacttacaacgggttttctcgaaaatcgggcttcgctggagtagtatttctgagccgaaaggctcttttcttgggaatctaggagcctcggggcttccttctggtgctagggaggttccctaggctttttgggGGGTTTGGGGGgttagagagagtttagagagagaaagtggagtTGGAAAGGTATGAAGAATGAGGgagcccgacacctctatttataggctggaaaataGCTCTACTCGTCGAttaggtcctcctactcgtcgattccatgCCAAGTGTCACCCTCTGGTGGcttgccttggggagaaagcattggcccattgtagtgacaaagaacatggtttggcatgcggaattaaaatttgcacaattgaacacgatgatttgggtgctaaaagatatatttgatcatagtaaatgagtacgaaaagggatctagtctagaacttcataaatatctcactcactaatcactatgaactacatctctcaagcacacctctacaagtggacaaacccactatttatagaggtgtttacatgtctctctttctcactctctatctctcatgagtctaaaggctaatgcaccacacGCAAGTGGGTCTACACAAGTCAACCcattacaaagtcatacatga is part of the Lactuca sativa cultivar Salinas chromosome 7, Lsat_Salinas_v11, whole genome shotgun sequence genome and harbors:
- the LOC111908186 gene encoding brefeldin A-inhibited guanine nucleotide-exchange protein 3, with product MASPEVDSRLINSVLVPALEKIIKNSSWRKHSKLGNECKSVLERITSPEKPPPLSPTSPSSEENQSDAESLSHSQLSGVLHGSGAFELSLAESELILSPIIKACSSGDPKIAEPALDCIQKLIAHGYLHGESDPTGGSDAKLLSRLIESVCKCCDLGDEGVELLVLKTILSAVTSIQLRIHGDSLLQIVRTSYDIYLSSKNVVNQTTAKASLIQMLVIVFRRMEADSSTVPVQPIVVAELMDPPEKGGDDDASMAMFVQGFISKVMHEIDGVLNQGTPVASNGGVHDGAFETKTSTTESTNPADLLDSTDKDMLDAKYWEMSMYKTALEGRKGELADGEGEREDDQDVQIGNKLRRDAFLVFRALCKLSMKTPPKEALADPQLMRGKIVALELLKILLENAGAIFRTSERFLGAIRQYLCLSLLKNSASTLVIIFQLSCSIFFSLISRFRAGLKAEIGVFFPMIVLRVLENVAQPNFQQKMIVLRFFERLCVDSQILVDIFINYDCDVNSSNIFERTVNGLLKTAQGVQPGAATTLLPPQDAALKHEAMKCLVAILKSMGDWMNKQLHIPDPYSDKKFEVVENNHETGDSPTENGNANESEPQPVDGLDSHPEASNEVSDASTIEQRRAYKLELQEGISLFNRKPKKGIEFLIKVNKVGNSPEEIADFLKQASGLNKTLIGDYLGEREDLSLKVMHAYVDSFDFENMDFDEAIRSFLRGFRLPGEAQKIDRIMEKFAERYCKCNPKAFISADTAYVLAYSVILLNTDAHNPMVKNKMSVDDFIKNNRGIDDGKDLSPDYLKSLYERISKNEIKMKEDDLALQKKQAVNSNRILGLDSILNIVVRKRGDENNTSDDLMQHMQEQFKEKAQKSESVYYAATDVFILRFMVEVCWAPMLAAFSVPLDQSDDEIVIGQCLEGFRYAIHVTSAMSMKTHRDAYVTSLAKFTCLHSPADIKQKNIEAIKAMVTIAYEDGNYLQEAWEHILTCVSRFEHLHLLGEGAPPDATFFAANPNENNKSQSKSNILPVLKKKGAGRIQQVAAAMRRGTYDSAAGIGGNASVGITPEQVNNLVSNLSMLEQVGEMNRIFTRSQKLNSEAIIDFVKALCKVSMEELRSTSDPRVFSLTKIIEIAHYNMNRIRLVWTSIWNVLSDFFVTIGCSENLSIAIFAMDSLRQLSMKFLEREELTNYNFQNDFMKPFVIVMRKSSAVEIRELIIRCVSQMVLSRVNNVKSGWKSMFMVFTAAASDEHKSIVLLAFEIIEKIVRDYFPYITETETTTFTDCVNCLIAFTNNRSDKDISLSAISFLRFCAAKLAEGDLGSSSAYEEDKEASEKIAPSPRQQGKELPDKDDHLYFWFPLLAGLSELSFDPRPEIRKSALQVLFDTLRNYGHHFSLPLWERVFDSALFPIFDYVRHASDHDHDHSSLHPPPTGSSAADVDEYELDQDSWLYETCTLALQLVMDLFVNFYDTVNPLLEKILSLLVSFIKRPHQSLAGIGIAAFVRLMSSAGEFFTDDKWVEVVLALEQAANQTLPDFFIILDKDGLELKYKQEDVSMGETQDDDKDRLYAAISDAKCHAAVQLLLIQAITEIYNMYRHHLSTSNTITLFDAVHKVATHAHTINTNTTLRSSLQDLAHITQMQDPPLLRLENESYQICLNLIQNLTLDKPPFYNESKVESSLVSLCQEVLQFYIELALPRQMTDSSPTTPRWLIPLGSGKKRELAARGPLIVVTLKTICSLGDSAFEKHLGGYFPLISSLIKCEHGSTDVQVALSEMLRSSVGPVLMRSC